GATACAGCAAATAATCGAATTCGGGAATCCGCGTGGCGGCGGTCTGGATGACGGCAGCCGGCGCGAACTGCGCTTCGCTTTGCGTCAAACGCTTCATTTCCCCGTTAAATTTCGTCAACGGCTTGTACACCATTTTCCAGAGCAGCCAGGCAAGAACAAAGCTGACAACCAGAAAAAACAGCGCGATCAGGCTGATCTCCTTCAGCCATCGGTTGATTTCCCGATTGTAATCGGCTTTCGGAATGACGGAAACGACGCTCCAGCCTTGATTGCTTACTTCACGGAACCAGTAATACCCTTTGAATGTGCCGGAATGGACGTTCTCCGCCGTTTCCGGGAAATAACTGTCGATTTTGAAGACGTCCTGGTTGTCGCTGTAAGCGATCCGTCCGTTATTGTCCAGGAACAGATGAATGCCGCCGCTTCCGAACTGCGCATTGTCGAGGATGCTCTGCGTCAGCTGAAATCCCGATTCGATGTATACGTATACATCGTCGCGTTCGGGCAAATTGACCTTCCGCAGCGCGGATAGCACGTATTGATTGTCGAACCGGCTTTCGCTGATGTGCGGACCGTAATAATCGATCATGTAATATTGTGCCAGCAGCGGCAGCTTTTTGGGTGAAAAATGGTCTTTGACCGGAAGCGACTCGAAATCGTACGTCCCGTCGTCCGCGAAATAATACATCGTCAGTCCGATATTCGGGTTGGCGAACAGGCTGAGGTTCAAATCCCGCTTGATATCGTCGCGGATGACCGATTTCTGGAACGGCTGGTTCGTCGACAGCAGCAGATCGAGATTGTTGCCGACCGAGCCTCCGATCGCCAATTGCTGCGAAACATGATTCAGGTTGTTGATCGAGCCTTCGAGCGACAGCTCCACCTGCCTCAGATTGCTCTGAATGCCGGCATGAATTTTGTTCGTCAGGATGGAATAGATAGCGTAATACGAAATCAGGGCGATACAGACGAACGGAACGAACGAGCTGGACAAAAAAATGATCATAATTCTGCGCTTCAGGGTCATGGAACGATGTGAAGCTTTCTTTCGCTTGATCAATCATTGCGGCCTCCTTGTCGAAATAGGGTCTCGAACTGAATCATATCATCTATTCTTCTTTTTCGAGAACCGTTTACGCAAAAATGAACGCAGCGCAAAAAAGCTCTGTACGCTTGTACAGAGCTTCAGTTTACATAATGTTAATTATGTAGTGTAAGATAAAAGACATTTTACGAGGCCTCACCCTAAAACTGGCAGATCCTATTTAGTTAACATAAATATAATTATGTTTCTAAATCGTTTCAGGGAACCTTTACATCGTCTGACCGCAGTCGGCCGTCACGATTTGACCCGTCATCGATTCCTGCTCTAGAATCGCAACAATAAGCGCGGCGATATCGTTGGCGGTCGAAATGCGCTGCAGCGGTATGCTGCCGGTGAGCCGGCCCATATTCTCCTCCCGTCCCGCCCACCATCTGGTGGCCACCGCGCCCGGAGCGACGCAGTTGACCCGGATTTCCGGAGCGAGCGCATGCGCCAGCGATTTCGTCAGCCCGTGCACCGCCGCTTTGGATACGGCGTACGGCATCGATGAGCCGACTCCCGTACTCCCTGCGATACTGCCGACATTGACGATCGCTCCGTTTTTGCTGCCTTTCATGTAAGCAGCAGCGGCCCGCGCGCAGAAAAACATCCCTTTGACGTTCACATTGTACAGTTCGTCCCAAACGTCCCCCTCCGCCGCATCCAAATCGCCGAGCTCGATATGTCGGGTAATGCTGGCATTGTTAACCAGGAAATCAATCGTGCCGAATTGTTCGGCGACCGAAGCCGTCATCGCTTTCACTTCTTCGTTCTTGGATACATCCGCCTGGATGGCGATTGCCCGGCCGCCCTCGGACTCGATCATCCGGACCGTTTCCTCCGCCTCGGTCCTGGAACGCGAATAGTTAACGGCAACCGCCGCTCCCCGTTTCGCCAGCAGCAGGCTGACTTCTCTTCCGATGCCGGTCCCGCCGCCCGTCACCAGCGCCGCTTTTCCTTGTAATTCGATCATCCTTCATCGCTCCTTGCTTCGAATTTTCGTTCCCCAGATCAGTTTAAAGCACACCGCCGGTTTTGTATAATTGAAAGAAACGAACTTTAAATTCAATT
This genomic window from Paenibacillus humicola contains:
- a CDS encoding sensor histidine kinase, which translates into the protein MTLKRRIMIIFLSSSFVPFVCIALISYYAIYSILTNKIHAGIQSNLRQVELSLEGSINNLNHVSQQLAIGGSVGNNLDLLLSTNQPFQKSVIRDDIKRDLNLSLFANPNIGLTMYYFADDGTYDFESLPVKDHFSPKKLPLLAQYYMIDYYGPHISESRFDNQYVLSALRKVNLPERDDVYVYIESGFQLTQSILDNAQFGSGGIHLFLDNNGRIAYSDNQDVFKIDSYFPETAENVHSGTFKGYYWFREVSNQGWSVVSVIPKADYNREINRWLKEISLIALFFLVVSFVLAWLLWKMVYKPLTKFNGEMKRLTQSEAQFAPAAVIQTAATRIPEFDYLLYQFHEMKKQIWNLFREVEQKEKRRVDLEVEKLLYQINPHFLMNTLDTVHWLAVMNGQDEIDRLVSSLNKLLHYNLGKLGQVSTIREEIGALQEYLALQQVRYDFHFDVRIHVDEEVLQLKVPRFILQPLVENALYHGLRDDGCIQVDVRLEERIEISIRDNGAGMTEEAVRKLLDSGQVEHERVGMGIGMNYVKRMIDAQYGSRAELVIESAVGQGTTVFLRLPTDYEGGIRG
- a CDS encoding SDR family NAD(P)-dependent oxidoreductase, which produces MELQGKAALVTGGGTGIGREVSLLLAKRGAAVAVNYSRSRTEAEETVRMIESEGGRAIAIQADVSKNEEVKAMTASVAEQFGTIDFLVNNASITRHIELGDLDAAEGDVWDELYNVNVKGMFFCARAAAAYMKGSKNGAIVNVGSIAGSTGVGSSMPYAVSKAAVHGLTKSLAHALAPEIRVNCVAPGAVATRWWAGREENMGRLTGSIPLQRISTANDIAALIVAILEQESMTGQIVTADCGQTM